A stretch of Faecalibacterium duncaniae DNA encodes these proteins:
- a CDS encoding alpha/beta hydrolase → MVKKWSVSYPAVNGVEQRRVYVYLPTMYEADPERRYPVLYMFDGQNVFFDADATYGKSWGVADYLDYTDTPLIVAAVECNAGPNNERLVEYSPYRFDDPTYGHFDGKGQATMSWFIHRFKPFIDHNFRTLPDREHTFIGGSSMGGLMSLYALLQYNDIFSRAAALSPSIWVSPEKFSGLVGRAKLEPGTVLYMDYGSQEMGSHEGMRREFAEMCSKIMVRGIHLTSRLVPGGTHSEASWEKQLPFVFHTLMYELDDE, encoded by the coding sequence ATGGTCAAAAAATGGAGCGTCAGCTATCCTGCGGTGAACGGCGTGGAGCAGCGCCGGGTGTATGTCTACCTGCCCACCATGTACGAAGCCGACCCGGAGCGTCGGTATCCGGTGCTGTATATGTTCGACGGCCAGAATGTGTTCTTTGATGCGGATGCCACCTACGGCAAGAGCTGGGGCGTGGCGGATTATCTGGACTACACCGATACCCCGCTCATCGTGGCGGCAGTGGAGTGCAATGCAGGCCCCAACAACGAGCGCCTTGTGGAGTATTCGCCCTACCGCTTCGATGACCCGACCTATGGCCACTTTGACGGCAAGGGGCAGGCGACCATGAGCTGGTTCATCCACCGGTTCAAGCCCTTCATTGACCACAATTTCCGCACCCTGCCGGACCGGGAGCACACGTTCATTGGCGGCAGCTCCATGGGCGGCCTGATGAGCCTGTACGCCCTGCTGCAGTATAACGATATCTTCAGCCGCGCGGCAGCCCTGTCGCCGTCGATCTGGGTGTCTCCTGAAAAGTTCAGCGGTCTGGTGGGCCGCGCAAAGCTGGAGCCCGGCACGGTGCTCTACATGGACTACGGTTCCCAGGAGATGGGCAGCCACGAGGGAATGCGCAGGGAATTTGCCGAGATGTGCAGCAAGATCATGGTCCGGGGCATCCACCTGACCAGCCGCCTGGTGCCCGGCGGCACCCACAGCGAAGCCAGCTGGGAAAAGCAGCTGCCGTTCGTGTTCCATACTTTGATGTACGAGTTAGACGATGAGTAA
- a CDS encoding esterase family protein — METQYFKDYSPALGREMECKVYGHAGRPMLFIPCQDGRFFDFEDFHMAGTLAPWIESGQIMVISIDTIDQETWSDTNGDPYWRIRRYEQWIRYIVEEVVPKIQYIAKERNGWDGLPGVIAFGCSLGATHAVNLYLRFPYLFDGCLALSGIYTAKYGFGDYMDEVVYQNSPVDYMANFPTDHPYMDLYRSRKAVICCGQGAWEQPDTTRQLKQIFEQKGIPVWVDLWGYDVKHDWDWWYQQVVYYMPYILG, encoded by the coding sequence ATGGAAACACAATACTTCAAGGATTACAGCCCCGCATTGGGCCGGGAGATGGAATGCAAGGTCTACGGCCACGCAGGCCGCCCCATGCTCTTTATCCCCTGTCAGGATGGCCGTTTCTTCGACTTTGAGGACTTCCACATGGCCGGTACGCTGGCACCGTGGATCGAATCCGGGCAGATCATGGTCATCTCCATCGACACCATCGATCAGGAGACCTGGTCCGACACCAACGGCGACCCCTACTGGCGGATCCGCCGCTATGAGCAGTGGATCCGCTACATCGTGGAGGAAGTCGTGCCCAAGATCCAGTATATCGCCAAGGAGCGCAACGGCTGGGACGGCCTCCCCGGCGTGATCGCCTTTGGCTGCAGCCTGGGCGCGACCCATGCCGTCAACCTCTACCTGCGGTTCCCCTATCTTTTCGATGGTTGTCTGGCCCTCAGCGGCATCTACACCGCAAAATACGGCTTTGGCGATTACATGGACGAGGTGGTCTACCAGAACTCCCCTGTGGACTATATGGCCAATTTCCCCACCGACCACCCCTATATGGACCTCTACCGCAGCAGGAAGGCGGTTATCTGCTGCGGTCAGGGCGCTTGGGAGCAGCCCGATACCACCCGGCAGCTCAAGCAGATCTTTGAGCAGAAAGGCATCCCTGTCTGGGTGGACCTGTGGGGCTATGATGTCAAGCACGACTGGGATTGGTGGTATCAGCAGGTCGTGTATTATATGCCTTATATTCTAGGATAA